A window of the Lagopus muta isolate bLagMut1 chromosome 1, bLagMut1 primary, whole genome shotgun sequence genome harbors these coding sequences:
- the NHS gene encoding Nance-Horan syndrome protein isoform X2, with product MPFAKRTVEPQRLCRRQPAASVLEESRGAEPPPRDPPPEEPGAAGEGAQAAGGEREAAVLMVLDLCAVSNVALSRILRQLSDVARHACTLFQEVEADIQGTHRRVRALHGRIAGLQGAVRGLDPKQEAVPVSNLDAESKLSVYYRAPWHQQRNIFLPSTRPPCVEELHHHAKQHLRALRREHRSRVDNREQKVQGPISVVAPPFPPFPAVCSQKRQAIKDRHFLPSHPPEDEDTDVMLGQRPKNPIHNIPSTLDKQTNWSKALPLPTPEEKMKQDAQVISSCIIPINVTGVGFDREASIRCSLVHSQSVLQRRRKLRRRKTISGIPRRVQQEIDSDESPVARERNVIVHANPDFSSASSRRSGTRDSECQTEEILIAAPSRRRIRAQRGQSVVASLSHSAGNILVLADNGDAVFAAAVSNRIRSRSLPREGARASEGDTAATTKSSAYEAECFLASQERHPKKGKEVLSKQGSQEHQPLGLTCPQHLHSPEHSIGERGRSRLSRMADSGSCEISSNSDTFGSPIHSISTAGVLLSSHMDQKDDHQSSSGNWSGSSSTCPSQTSETIPPAASPPLTGSSHCDSELSLNTAPNANEDSSVFITEQYGDHVDKVRGHRASSFTSTVADLLDDPNNSNTSDSEWNYLHHHHDASCRQDFSPERTKADSLGCPSFTSMGTYDSFLEKSPSDKADTSSHFSVDTEGYYTSMHFDCGLKGNKSYICNYAAAGSESGQVASVTSSLADCTWQECISHRRQGRQGISLKKPKAKPAPPKRSSSLRKSEGSMDLPEKKEPKISGGQHTLHTAREMKLPLEFSNTPSRAEASSLPPKPELPWVSQSDGSMKDAQFDTADMPSFKDEGAEQPHYADLWLLNDLKSGDPYRSLSNSSTATGTTVIECIKSPESSESQTSQSGSRATTPSLPSVDSEYKLASPEKLAGLASPSSGYSSQSETPTSSFPTAFFSGPLSPGGSKRKPKVPERKSSLQQPLSKDGTMSASKDLELPIIPPTHLDLSALHSVLNKPFAHRHQLHAFNPSKQSAVGEALSPSHPSALAITPSVLKSVHLRAINRPEEVKQKGSIPDLLCIQEPTLVAGDVSPGKMRPLLAKKTVSRQYSTEEAIMSYIDSSPAETGPGKPSLEKSSSFSGQSNCEQEIVPSASVAVVEMKTVKDQITPAAEHLPDSALSQTSAVSTEGFQKGSALLTGEYEAENANRGAEPESRLEHVQVQPELCGSGQQLELGPAQAEGADVSDQLKHQLDLSHHVPGNISYESETAAVNLLSEASCKQENVTSGIPTRSASGTSRADETVGGTEEPSLKESSPSDDSIMSPLSEDSQAEAEDVFVSPNKPRTTEDLFAVIHRSKRKVLGRKDSGDLSVRNRLRASSGTSSQLPTSSTLPTSSTSSASSAGAPMSSQRSPGLIYRNAKKSNTSNEEFKLLLLKKGSRSDSSYRMSATEILKSPILPKSPGELTADVSQSQDECPSVTSPDASSPLSPCSPRVNAEGFSPKSFPMSASSRVGRSRAPPAASSSRYSVRCRLYNTPMQAISEGETENSDGSPHDDRSSQSST from the exons CCGTCTCCAACCTGGATGCAGAGAGCAAACTGAGTGTCTACTACCGGGCACCTTGGCATCAGCAAAGAAATATCTTCCTCCCTTCCACCAGACCTCCGTGTGTGGAGGAGCTGCACCACCACGCCAAGCAGCACCTGCGAGCCCTGCGCAGAG AACATCGAAGCCGAGTTGATAACAGAGAGCAAAAAGTCCAAGGGCCCATCTCTGTGGTGGctcctccctttcctcccttccctgcagTCTGCAGTCAAAAGAGGCAAGCGATAAAGGACCGGCACTTTCTACCA TCCCATCCACCAGAGGACGAAGATACAGATGTCATGTTAGGGCAGAGGCCGAAAAATCCAATACATAATATCCCTTCTACACTGGATAAACAAACCAATTGGAGTAAAGCACTACCTCTCCCAACtccagaggagaaaatgaaacaagatgCCCAAGTGATTTCTTCTTGCATTATCCCCATCAATGTCACTG GAGTTGGTTTTGACAGAGAGGCTAGTATACGCTGCTCTCTTGTTCACTCACAATCTGTACTACAGCGGAGACGAAAGTTGAGGAGGAGGAAAACCATCTCTGGCATCCCCAGAAGAGTGCAACAAGAAATAG ATTCGGATGAGTCACCGGTGGCAAGGGAGCGCAATGTGATTGTGCATGCCAACCCGGACTTCTCCAGTGCCAGCAGCCGACGGTCAGGGACCAGGGACTCGGAGTGCCAGACAGAAGAAATCCTTATCGCCGCTCCCTCCCGGCGCCGCATCCGCGCACAAAGGGGGCAGAGTGTGGTCGCCTCCCTCTCACACTCTGCTGGCAACATTTTGGTGCTGGCAGACAACGGGGATGCCGTCTtcgctgctgctgtcagcaacCGCATCCGCTCACGGAGCCTCCCTCGTGAGGGAGCAAGAGCCAGCGAGGGCGACACAGCTGCTACCACCAAGAGTTCAGCATATGAAGCGGAGTGCTTCCTAGCCAGCCAGGAGAGGCATCCgaaaaaagggaaggaggtCCTGAGCAAACAGGGTTCACAAGAGCATCAGCCCCTGGGTTTGACTTGTCCTCAGCACCTGCACAGCCCTGAACACAGCATCGGTGAGAGAGGGAGGTCACGACTGTCAAGGATGGCAGATTCAGGAAGCTGCGAGATTTCATCCAACTCAGACACTTTTGGGAGCCCCATTCACTCCATCTCCACAGCAGGAGTCCTGCTTAGCAGCCACATGGATCAGAAGGACGATCACCAGTCCTCCAGTGGCAACTGGAGTGGGAGCAGCTCCACGTGTCCCTCTCAGACATCCGAAACCATTCCTCCTGCCGCCTCTCCACCACTGACTGGCTCCTCGCACTGTGACTCCGAGCTGTCCCTCAACACTGCTCCCAATGCCAACGAGGACTCAAGTGTCTTCATCACAGAGCAGTATGGTGACCACGTGGACAAGGTCAGAGGCCACAGGGCGAGCTCCTTCACCTCCACTGTGGCAGATCTACTCGATGACCCCAACAACAGCAACACGAGTGACAGTGAGTGGAACTATCTGCACCACCACCACGATGCATCCTGTCGCCAGGACTTCAGCCCTGAGCGCACAAAGGCTGACAGCCTGGGATGCCCAAGCTTCACAAGCATGGGCACATATGACAGCTTCCTAGAGAAGAGCCCCTCTGACAAGGCAGACACTAGCTCACACTTCTCCGTGGATACTGAAGGATACTATACCTCCATGCACTTTGACTGTGGTCTCAAAGGCAACAAGAGCTATATTTGCAACTATGCAGCTGCAGGCTCCGAGAGCGGCCAGGTGGCAAGTGTGACCTCCAGCCTGGCCGACTGCACCTGGCAGGAATGCATCAGTCACAGGAGGCAGGGACGGCAGGGCATCTCtctgaagaaaccaaaggcaaagcCAGCTCCACCAAAACGCAGCTCATCTTTAAGGAAATCTGAGGGCAGCATGGATCTTCCCGAGAAGAAAGAACCAAAGATTAGCGGTGGGCAGCACACGTTGCACACTGCCAGGGAAATGAAACTGCCACTTGAGTTTTCCAACACACCTTCTAGAGCAGAGGCCTCTAGCCTGCCACCCAaacctgagctgccctgggtgAGCCAGAGTGATGGCAGCATGAAGGACGCTCAGTTCGATACGGCTGACATGCCGTCCTTCAAAGATGAAGGTGCTGAACAACCTCACTATGCAGACCTCTGGCTCCTGAATGACTTGAAATCTGGTGATCCTTACAGGTCTTTGTCTAATTCGAGCACTGCTACGGGTACCACAGTCATAGAGTGCATCAAGTCACCAGAAAGCTCAGAGTCCCAGACATCCCAGTCCGGGTCGCGGGCCACCACCCCATCCCTGCCTTCCGTTGACAGCGAGTACAAACTGGCATCCCCAGAGAAGCTGGCGGGGCTGGCCTCACCTTCCAGCGGGTACTCCAGCCAGTCAGAGACACCGACCTCTTCCTTCCCAACCGCTTTCTTCTCTGGACCGCTGTCCCCAGGGGGCAGCAAGAGGAAGCCAAAAGTACCCGAGAGGAAGTCCTCACTCCAACAGCCGCTCTCTAAGGATGGCACCATGTCTGCAAGCAAAGACCTCGAACTCCCAATTATACCTCCAACCCATCTTGACCTAAGTGCTCTTCACAGCGTCTTGAATAAACCGTTTGCTCACCGGCACCAGCTGCACGCCTTCAATCCCAGCAAGCAAAGCGCAGTGGGGGAAGCCCTTAGCCCCAGCCATCCCTCTGCCCTTGCCATCACTCCCTCCGTCCTCAAGTCCGTGCACCTCAGGGCCATCAACAGGCCTGAAGAAGTGAAGCAGAAGGGCAGTATCCCCGACCTGCTCTGCATCCAAGAGCCCACACTGGTGGCTGGTGATGTTTCGCCAGGGAAAATGAGGCCGCTCCTAGCCAAGAAGACAGTATCACGGCAGTACTCCACTGAGGAAGCCATCATGTCATATATCGACTCCTCCCCAGCAGAAACGGGCCCTGGGAAGCCATCTTTAGAAAAAAGCTCCTCTTTCAGTGGACAGAGTAATTGTGAGCAGGAAATTGTACCTTCAGCAAGTGTGGCTGTggttgaaatgaaaactgtgaaGGACCAAATAACCCCAGCCGCTGAGCATTTGCCGGACAGTGCTCTAAGTCAGACTTCTGCAGTTTCTACAGAAGGATTTCAGAAAGGCTCAGCTCTCCTCACAGGTGAATATGAAGCAGAGAATGCAAACAGGGGAGCAGAACCAGAGAGCCGCCTTGAGCATGTGCAGGTCCAGCCTGAGCTCTGTGGCagtgggcagcagctggagctcgGCCCTGCTCAGGCAGAGGGAGCAGATGTCAGTGATCAGCTTAAGCACCAACTCGATTTAAGCCACCACGTGCCTGGGAATATCAGCTACGAATCAGAGACGGCAGCAGTAAACTTGCTCAGTGAAGCCAGTTGCAAGCAGGAGAATGTCACATCAGGTATTCCTACCAGAAGTGCCTCTGGTACCAGCAGGGCAGACGAGACAGTAGGTGGAACAGAAGAGCCATCGCTGAAAG AGTCTTCTCCAAGCGACGACTCCATCATGTCCCCTCTGAGTGAAGACTCTCAGGCTGAAGCTGAGGATGTTTTTGTGTCTCCCAACAAACCTCGTACTACTGAGGACCTGTTTGCAGTCATTCATAG ATCAAAAAGGAAAGTTCTTGGGAGAAAGGACTCCGGAGATCTGTCTGTAAGGAACAGACTGAGAGCTTCCTCTGGAACTAGCAGCCAGCTCCCCACCAGCAGTACgctgcccaccagcagcacatCATCCGCCAGCAGCGCAGGTGCTCCCATGAGCAGTCAGAGGTCCCCTGGGCTGATATACAGGAATGCCAAAAAGTCCAACACATCTAACGAGGAGTTTAAACTACTGCTCCTTAAAAAAGGCAGTCGGTCTGATTCTAGCTACAGGATGTCCGCCACAGAAATCTTGAAAAGCCCTATTCTGCCCAAGTCTCCTGGAGAGCTGACAGCGGATGTTTCCCAAAGCCAGGACGAGTGTCCCTCAGTGACAAGCCCCGATGCATCATCCCCACTGTCCCCCTGCTCACCGAGGGTCAACGCAGAAGGTTTCTCCCCCAAGAGCTTTCCCATGTCAGCATCTTCACGAGTGGGGCGCTCACGGGCGCcgccagctgccagcagcagcaggtacaGCGTGCGCTGCCGGCTGTATAACACGCCGATGCAGGCCATCTCAGAGGGGGAGACCGAGAACTCAGACGGCAGCCCGCATGATGACCGCTCTTCTCAGAGCTCAACGTAG
- the NHS gene encoding Nance-Horan syndrome protein isoform X1, with amino-acid sequence MPFAKRTVEPQRLCRRQPAASVLEESRGAEPPPRDPPPEEPGAAGEGAQAAGGEREAAVLMVLDLCAVSNVALSRILRQLSDVARHACTLFQEVEADIQGTHRRVRALHGRIAGLQGAVRGLDPKQEAVPVSNLDAESKLSVYYRAPWHQQRNIFLPSTRPPCVEELHHHAKQHLRALRREHRSRVDNREQKVQGPISVVAPPFPPFPAVCSQKRQAIKDRHFLPFNSTRSPSPVECCHMTPWSRKSHPPEDEDTDVMLGQRPKNPIHNIPSTLDKQTNWSKALPLPTPEEKMKQDAQVISSCIIPINVTGVGFDREASIRCSLVHSQSVLQRRRKLRRRKTISGIPRRVQQEIDSDESPVARERNVIVHANPDFSSASSRRSGTRDSECQTEEILIAAPSRRRIRAQRGQSVVASLSHSAGNILVLADNGDAVFAAAVSNRIRSRSLPREGARASEGDTAATTKSSAYEAECFLASQERHPKKGKEVLSKQGSQEHQPLGLTCPQHLHSPEHSIGERGRSRLSRMADSGSCEISSNSDTFGSPIHSISTAGVLLSSHMDQKDDHQSSSGNWSGSSSTCPSQTSETIPPAASPPLTGSSHCDSELSLNTAPNANEDSSVFITEQYGDHVDKVRGHRASSFTSTVADLLDDPNNSNTSDSEWNYLHHHHDASCRQDFSPERTKADSLGCPSFTSMGTYDSFLEKSPSDKADTSSHFSVDTEGYYTSMHFDCGLKGNKSYICNYAAAGSESGQVASVTSSLADCTWQECISHRRQGRQGISLKKPKAKPAPPKRSSSLRKSEGSMDLPEKKEPKISGGQHTLHTAREMKLPLEFSNTPSRAEASSLPPKPELPWVSQSDGSMKDAQFDTADMPSFKDEGAEQPHYADLWLLNDLKSGDPYRSLSNSSTATGTTVIECIKSPESSESQTSQSGSRATTPSLPSVDSEYKLASPEKLAGLASPSSGYSSQSETPTSSFPTAFFSGPLSPGGSKRKPKVPERKSSLQQPLSKDGTMSASKDLELPIIPPTHLDLSALHSVLNKPFAHRHQLHAFNPSKQSAVGEALSPSHPSALAITPSVLKSVHLRAINRPEEVKQKGSIPDLLCIQEPTLVAGDVSPGKMRPLLAKKTVSRQYSTEEAIMSYIDSSPAETGPGKPSLEKSSSFSGQSNCEQEIVPSASVAVVEMKTVKDQITPAAEHLPDSALSQTSAVSTEGFQKGSALLTGEYEAENANRGAEPESRLEHVQVQPELCGSGQQLELGPAQAEGADVSDQLKHQLDLSHHVPGNISYESETAAVNLLSEASCKQENVTSGIPTRSASGTSRADETVGGTEEPSLKESSPSDDSIMSPLSEDSQAEAEDVFVSPNKPRTTEDLFAVIHRSKRKVLGRKDSGDLSVRNRLRASSGTSSQLPTSSTLPTSSTSSASSAGAPMSSQRSPGLIYRNAKKSNTSNEEFKLLLLKKGSRSDSSYRMSATEILKSPILPKSPGELTADVSQSQDECPSVTSPDASSPLSPCSPRVNAEGFSPKSFPMSASSRVGRSRAPPAASSSRYSVRCRLYNTPMQAISEGETENSDGSPHDDRSSQSST; translated from the exons CCGTCTCCAACCTGGATGCAGAGAGCAAACTGAGTGTCTACTACCGGGCACCTTGGCATCAGCAAAGAAATATCTTCCTCCCTTCCACCAGACCTCCGTGTGTGGAGGAGCTGCACCACCACGCCAAGCAGCACCTGCGAGCCCTGCGCAGAG AACATCGAAGCCGAGTTGATAACAGAGAGCAAAAAGTCCAAGGGCCCATCTCTGTGGTGGctcctccctttcctcccttccctgcagTCTGCAGTCAAAAGAGGCAAGCGATAAAGGACCGGCACTTTCTACCA TTTAACAGCACCCGTTCGCCCTCCCCAGTTGAGTGTTGCCACATGACCCCATGGAGTAGAAAG TCCCATCCACCAGAGGACGAAGATACAGATGTCATGTTAGGGCAGAGGCCGAAAAATCCAATACATAATATCCCTTCTACACTGGATAAACAAACCAATTGGAGTAAAGCACTACCTCTCCCAACtccagaggagaaaatgaaacaagatgCCCAAGTGATTTCTTCTTGCATTATCCCCATCAATGTCACTG GAGTTGGTTTTGACAGAGAGGCTAGTATACGCTGCTCTCTTGTTCACTCACAATCTGTACTACAGCGGAGACGAAAGTTGAGGAGGAGGAAAACCATCTCTGGCATCCCCAGAAGAGTGCAACAAGAAATAG ATTCGGATGAGTCACCGGTGGCAAGGGAGCGCAATGTGATTGTGCATGCCAACCCGGACTTCTCCAGTGCCAGCAGCCGACGGTCAGGGACCAGGGACTCGGAGTGCCAGACAGAAGAAATCCTTATCGCCGCTCCCTCCCGGCGCCGCATCCGCGCACAAAGGGGGCAGAGTGTGGTCGCCTCCCTCTCACACTCTGCTGGCAACATTTTGGTGCTGGCAGACAACGGGGATGCCGTCTtcgctgctgctgtcagcaacCGCATCCGCTCACGGAGCCTCCCTCGTGAGGGAGCAAGAGCCAGCGAGGGCGACACAGCTGCTACCACCAAGAGTTCAGCATATGAAGCGGAGTGCTTCCTAGCCAGCCAGGAGAGGCATCCgaaaaaagggaaggaggtCCTGAGCAAACAGGGTTCACAAGAGCATCAGCCCCTGGGTTTGACTTGTCCTCAGCACCTGCACAGCCCTGAACACAGCATCGGTGAGAGAGGGAGGTCACGACTGTCAAGGATGGCAGATTCAGGAAGCTGCGAGATTTCATCCAACTCAGACACTTTTGGGAGCCCCATTCACTCCATCTCCACAGCAGGAGTCCTGCTTAGCAGCCACATGGATCAGAAGGACGATCACCAGTCCTCCAGTGGCAACTGGAGTGGGAGCAGCTCCACGTGTCCCTCTCAGACATCCGAAACCATTCCTCCTGCCGCCTCTCCACCACTGACTGGCTCCTCGCACTGTGACTCCGAGCTGTCCCTCAACACTGCTCCCAATGCCAACGAGGACTCAAGTGTCTTCATCACAGAGCAGTATGGTGACCACGTGGACAAGGTCAGAGGCCACAGGGCGAGCTCCTTCACCTCCACTGTGGCAGATCTACTCGATGACCCCAACAACAGCAACACGAGTGACAGTGAGTGGAACTATCTGCACCACCACCACGATGCATCCTGTCGCCAGGACTTCAGCCCTGAGCGCACAAAGGCTGACAGCCTGGGATGCCCAAGCTTCACAAGCATGGGCACATATGACAGCTTCCTAGAGAAGAGCCCCTCTGACAAGGCAGACACTAGCTCACACTTCTCCGTGGATACTGAAGGATACTATACCTCCATGCACTTTGACTGTGGTCTCAAAGGCAACAAGAGCTATATTTGCAACTATGCAGCTGCAGGCTCCGAGAGCGGCCAGGTGGCAAGTGTGACCTCCAGCCTGGCCGACTGCACCTGGCAGGAATGCATCAGTCACAGGAGGCAGGGACGGCAGGGCATCTCtctgaagaaaccaaaggcaaagcCAGCTCCACCAAAACGCAGCTCATCTTTAAGGAAATCTGAGGGCAGCATGGATCTTCCCGAGAAGAAAGAACCAAAGATTAGCGGTGGGCAGCACACGTTGCACACTGCCAGGGAAATGAAACTGCCACTTGAGTTTTCCAACACACCTTCTAGAGCAGAGGCCTCTAGCCTGCCACCCAaacctgagctgccctgggtgAGCCAGAGTGATGGCAGCATGAAGGACGCTCAGTTCGATACGGCTGACATGCCGTCCTTCAAAGATGAAGGTGCTGAACAACCTCACTATGCAGACCTCTGGCTCCTGAATGACTTGAAATCTGGTGATCCTTACAGGTCTTTGTCTAATTCGAGCACTGCTACGGGTACCACAGTCATAGAGTGCATCAAGTCACCAGAAAGCTCAGAGTCCCAGACATCCCAGTCCGGGTCGCGGGCCACCACCCCATCCCTGCCTTCCGTTGACAGCGAGTACAAACTGGCATCCCCAGAGAAGCTGGCGGGGCTGGCCTCACCTTCCAGCGGGTACTCCAGCCAGTCAGAGACACCGACCTCTTCCTTCCCAACCGCTTTCTTCTCTGGACCGCTGTCCCCAGGGGGCAGCAAGAGGAAGCCAAAAGTACCCGAGAGGAAGTCCTCACTCCAACAGCCGCTCTCTAAGGATGGCACCATGTCTGCAAGCAAAGACCTCGAACTCCCAATTATACCTCCAACCCATCTTGACCTAAGTGCTCTTCACAGCGTCTTGAATAAACCGTTTGCTCACCGGCACCAGCTGCACGCCTTCAATCCCAGCAAGCAAAGCGCAGTGGGGGAAGCCCTTAGCCCCAGCCATCCCTCTGCCCTTGCCATCACTCCCTCCGTCCTCAAGTCCGTGCACCTCAGGGCCATCAACAGGCCTGAAGAAGTGAAGCAGAAGGGCAGTATCCCCGACCTGCTCTGCATCCAAGAGCCCACACTGGTGGCTGGTGATGTTTCGCCAGGGAAAATGAGGCCGCTCCTAGCCAAGAAGACAGTATCACGGCAGTACTCCACTGAGGAAGCCATCATGTCATATATCGACTCCTCCCCAGCAGAAACGGGCCCTGGGAAGCCATCTTTAGAAAAAAGCTCCTCTTTCAGTGGACAGAGTAATTGTGAGCAGGAAATTGTACCTTCAGCAAGTGTGGCTGTggttgaaatgaaaactgtgaaGGACCAAATAACCCCAGCCGCTGAGCATTTGCCGGACAGTGCTCTAAGTCAGACTTCTGCAGTTTCTACAGAAGGATTTCAGAAAGGCTCAGCTCTCCTCACAGGTGAATATGAAGCAGAGAATGCAAACAGGGGAGCAGAACCAGAGAGCCGCCTTGAGCATGTGCAGGTCCAGCCTGAGCTCTGTGGCagtgggcagcagctggagctcgGCCCTGCTCAGGCAGAGGGAGCAGATGTCAGTGATCAGCTTAAGCACCAACTCGATTTAAGCCACCACGTGCCTGGGAATATCAGCTACGAATCAGAGACGGCAGCAGTAAACTTGCTCAGTGAAGCCAGTTGCAAGCAGGAGAATGTCACATCAGGTATTCCTACCAGAAGTGCCTCTGGTACCAGCAGGGCAGACGAGACAGTAGGTGGAACAGAAGAGCCATCGCTGAAAG AGTCTTCTCCAAGCGACGACTCCATCATGTCCCCTCTGAGTGAAGACTCTCAGGCTGAAGCTGAGGATGTTTTTGTGTCTCCCAACAAACCTCGTACTACTGAGGACCTGTTTGCAGTCATTCATAG ATCAAAAAGGAAAGTTCTTGGGAGAAAGGACTCCGGAGATCTGTCTGTAAGGAACAGACTGAGAGCTTCCTCTGGAACTAGCAGCCAGCTCCCCACCAGCAGTACgctgcccaccagcagcacatCATCCGCCAGCAGCGCAGGTGCTCCCATGAGCAGTCAGAGGTCCCCTGGGCTGATATACAGGAATGCCAAAAAGTCCAACACATCTAACGAGGAGTTTAAACTACTGCTCCTTAAAAAAGGCAGTCGGTCTGATTCTAGCTACAGGATGTCCGCCACAGAAATCTTGAAAAGCCCTATTCTGCCCAAGTCTCCTGGAGAGCTGACAGCGGATGTTTCCCAAAGCCAGGACGAGTGTCCCTCAGTGACAAGCCCCGATGCATCATCCCCACTGTCCCCCTGCTCACCGAGGGTCAACGCAGAAGGTTTCTCCCCCAAGAGCTTTCCCATGTCAGCATCTTCACGAGTGGGGCGCTCACGGGCGCcgccagctgccagcagcagcaggtacaGCGTGCGCTGCCGGCTGTATAACACGCCGATGCAGGCCATCTCAGAGGGGGAGACCGAGAACTCAGACGGCAGCCCGCATGATGACCGCTCTTCTCAGAGCTCAACGTAG